The genomic DNA TAATATGGGTAATGTATATTGGTTTCACTTTTGGTTTGTCCTTACTGTCATAAGGTTAAGGAAATGTACTCCATCGTTTTGTGGTTGTTTGGTTCGATAAATTTGAAACCAGTTGAATCTTATCAAATGGGTTTCTGCTAGATGACTCAATAAGTGAAACTATCATTGCCATCTTATGGGCTATTTGGTTTTTTTATATTCACGAATACATTGAAACTACAACAGAAGTAGTGTTGAGTTTTGTGCAATCGTACCTCCAAAAGATCCAAAATGTGTGTGGGCCTTTTCCGCTTATGCAGTATTATCATGTGCAGTGGTGGTTGAACCCACAAATAGGTTTATCAACTCAATATCCCAGAAAAAACCAACTTAATAAACTTTATTAAATCGGCTTTTTCATGATAAAGTCGGTTAAAAAAAAACAGGCAAATTGACCGTTTAAATCCTTCGCTCTCCCCTAATTTTAGGTGCAATACTATCACATACCAAGTATCCAAATattcaataaattattaatatatatatttatcaatttttaaatttattattatttttaatatatatttgaagACCCCAAGTTGTGACCTTGGATGTTTATTTTCGTTTAAAATTCAAATCACAATTATACTTAAAACAAATActtcattttaataattataGAATTGAAAATATTAATGGACTTTTAATTTTCACAAAACAACATTTcactttaaagaataaataatTTTCACTCAAAAATCAAATtctactaaaatataattttttaatgaatCAAAATTACATCATCCTAAGTTACATAAAcagtaaaataaaatatatgggctaagaaaaatacaaaaatataaacAAAGAATGTGATGTATAAATCATATAGCAAATTTCGACGTCACATCTAACTCTTTATTGACTAACATTAAGATGTTGCATTCAGCACATCCTGCAAGTCGTGTCTTGGATGCTTCAACTTTTATTCAATACATCTTCTAACTTTACCTACAACAATCCATTATCTCATccatcaaacaataaaaatatttttacataataataaatataattttcacaTCTTTTctaaacttaattattattattatttaactaaatttaatcattaattttttaaaaacagtcaaataatttttaaatgaaaatgttaatttcttaattttttaataatatcagTATGGTATGGTTGtccacatatattttatattaacataaaatatttatcttatgtgtcataaaaatttttaaaatttatgaaaatatttaaaaacataattaaaaatttacttaaattcaactctttttaaaagattaattgttaaatttaattaaaaataaaatatcaaattaaaaattataagtattaagagttaaatttattattatatttataaatttttgaagGAATAATTTTCTTATTAAGAAAGAATGAATAAAGGTTCTCCTAAAATACAAATTCAATCAAAATCTTATTAATAATGTAAAGACCAAGGTACCCTTTCCCGGTTGGTATGGGCTATAAAGTTTCAAGAACGTGTAGGTAGAGGCTATATTCgtcaatataaaattaaaatcaaatcagaaaattaataaaaaaatctatATATTTTGATTGCGAAGCTTGCTAATTCAACTTTGACTGTTTCAGATTTTCCGTGAAAATCAAGAAGGAAAAAAAACCCTTAAAATCAAAACCCTAATccgatttttttttcctttttgattgTAGAAAACAAAGCAAGCCCTCAACTGGACAACATGGGGTCTGAACAGAATCAAGGAACCAGCTTTCCCCCGTCGGAGCCGAAGCTTTGCGCTAACGGTTGCGGGTTTTTCGGAACGGCGGCGAACATGAACCTCTGCTCCAAGTGTTACCGGGACCTCCGTGCTGGGGAGGAGCAAGCGGCGAAGGCGAAAGCTGCCATGGAGAAATCCCTTAGCGTCAAACCGAAAGAAGATGTTGTTGTGGAGACGTTTAAGCCCGTTGAGAAGCTGCCTCATGCGGGTTCATCATCAGCGGCGGTTGAGCAACCGGCGGTGGCTCTCTCCGGCGATGAACAGCCCGAGCCAAAATTGTCGAGCAGGTGCTTTATCTGCAGAAAGAAGATTGGATTGACTGGGTTTAAGTGCCGATGCGGGAGTACGTTCTGTGGGGAGCACCGGTACCCAGAAAAACACGAGTGCTCCTTCGATTTCAAGGGTACTGGACGCGATGCGATTGCCAGTGCAAATCCCGTCATCAAAGCTGACAAATTGGAGAGGTTTTGAAAGGTGGGGAGCTTGGAGTCAGTTTGCCTGAATCGTGTTCTTCAATGGGTTTGCCTTCTTTTTTGCCCTCTCAACTTTTTGAGAGTTATATTAGGTTTTAAGGTCAGTGGGTCAATGGAAAATTGGGTGTTTCTAAATGTTGTGGCTAGTGTTTTATGGTAATTGAAGATGATTGGGACAGTATTGGGGTGTGGCTTAGGTTGATTCATAATAAAAATGGATCAATGAATGTTTctggtttgatcttcattatatcCATATttgttaagtatatatatttatttaagatTAAAGCTATCTACCTTATATGCTTGTTGGATTAAAATCTTATCAAATTTCCTATTACTTGATTAATATAAGGTTGTAATTCTCATGAAACAGCTGTCCTGATTGCTCCCTATTTATGTATATCTGTTGTCTACAACTCTACATGCATAGAAGTTATACATAATGGAAAAACTTGGGGAAATCCttgttaagacggctttcttgcatggtgagttggaagaggagatctatataactttacctacgtcctcgggcactaacaatCCTTGCATTAATGAACCTTGATTCATTTCCTTTGAGATCTTTGATTTCTCTATGCTCATGTTTATGTATTGGACCTGCATTTTGATGTGCTGTGCCTCTTTCTAATCTCTTGATTCATGAAAGCTTCTGATATTTCTACTCTGTATAACTTTACTGGAATGGAGTTGGAGACCCCAACATTGTTTACAAGAATTACCTGTTGTTGCAATGAGACTGTTGTTTTAAGAAGCTCGAGTCTGAAGCTCAAGCTCAATGCGGTATTCGATATTCGAAGATCAACTTGAATCTTTTTGAGTTTGAATTTTAAAACTCGAGATAAAATTGAACTATTCTCATGCCTGATTTTAATATGAAATTGTTTTTTGAGTTAAGCGTTTTCCATATCCGTTTTACAATGATTCCATCTAAAAAGATGGGAGTATATAGTTggaagattaaaataaaaatggttggaaGTTGGAAGACCAATAGTGTAGTTTGCAGTGCATGCGAGACACAACCCTACTCCCAGCCCCTTTCTAGGCCTGAATCAGAAATAGATTTTAACCCAACTGGACCGCTCGGAACATGCGCCTGCAACTCACGTCACACCATGTGCACCCTGCACACAAATCATAAAAGTTGCTCAATTTGATTGCACTCAGAAATTTTAAGGTCAGATATGGAGGTAGCATTGTTATTCAGATATTGCATGTATAGTGGAGTATAAATACCTTAAAAAGAAATGAGTCCGAGCATGATAGCTGAGATAGGTGATTCCAGTGTTTCCTTTTGAATATATACGAGGAATGAAATGTATGATGGGCATTTTCTAAATTAGTGTAACTTTGTTGGGACAAGGGCGGTGGGTTTTGTTTTTAAATGGGTATTTCTTTTCATGATAGTATTCGTATCATTTGCTGGTAATCTTGTCTGTGACTTTTCTGCTACTAAACACTGCAACATATCATGTGGCAGGTATAACTGAATTTAAATTATAATcttataaattatgaaattatgatttaagtgttataaaataaaataatctaatgAGGCAAGCTTTGACAGTGTTGAATAAGGTTGAAGTCTTCAAACTTTGAGTGTCACAATGCATATTTACTTATGTATGAGTTATTAGTTCatattttattttggatttaaGTATTGTTCAAA from Gossypium arboreum isolate Shixiya-1 chromosome 9, ASM2569848v2, whole genome shotgun sequence includes the following:
- the LOC108454325 gene encoding zinc finger A20 and AN1 domain-containing stress-associated protein 1, producing the protein MGSEQNQGTSFPPSEPKLCANGCGFFGTAANMNLCSKCYRDLRAGEEQAAKAKAAMEKSLSVKPKEDVVVETFKPVEKLPHAGSSSAAVEQPAVALSGDEQPEPKLSSRCFICRKKIGLTGFKCRCGSTFCGEHRYPEKHECSFDFKGTGRDAIASANPVIKADKLERF